A genomic window from Halomonas sp. LR3S48 includes:
- a CDS encoding chromate transporter, with protein sequence MTPRAKAPLGALFWAFTRIGLFGFGGGPAMIPLVQQEVVKRHAWLSDEEFADILAIANTLPGPIATKMPGYIGFRLAGTLGCAVAVSAVILPMIVAMIVLLTTLSRYRDVAWIRGMGQAVVPVVMVMMGQLTLDFWNKSRLALGWIASLVMAAAAGGLIYLAGVHPGLIIGALLAVALLCPLPRRQAKHKETSP encoded by the coding sequence ATGACGCCGCGTGCCAAGGCGCCACTCGGCGCCCTGTTCTGGGCCTTCACCCGCATCGGCCTGTTCGGCTTCGGCGGCGGACCGGCGATGATTCCCCTGGTGCAGCAGGAGGTGGTCAAGCGTCACGCCTGGCTCAGCGACGAGGAGTTCGCCGACATCCTGGCCATTGCCAATACCCTGCCCGGCCCCATCGCCACCAAGATGCCCGGCTATATCGGCTTTCGGCTGGCCGGCACGCTCGGCTGCGCGGTCGCCGTCAGCGCCGTGATCCTGCCCATGATCGTGGCGATGATCGTGTTGCTCACCACGCTGAGCCGCTATCGCGACGTGGCCTGGATCCGGGGCATGGGCCAGGCCGTGGTGCCGGTGGTCATGGTGATGATGGGACAGCTGACGCTGGATTTCTGGAACAAGTCGCGGCTTGCCCTGGGCTGGATCGCCAGCCTGGTCATGGCAGCGGCAGCCGGTGGCCTGATCTATCTGGCAGGCGTGCACCCCGGACTGATCATCGGCGCGCTGCTGGCGGTTGCCCTGCTGTGCCCACTGCCCAGGCGGCAGGCGAAGCACAAGGAGACGAGCCCTTGA
- a CDS encoding chromate transporter, protein MIYWQLFLAFFIPNIVGYGGGPAIIPLIEAEVVGRYDWMNPQQFAETLALGNALPSPIATKMAGYVGYDVAGIGGALVAVLATVMPSLLLMLGALGILYRHRDSLRVKRMSQWVRPVIAVMMAWLTWSFLSEGLGGAGPLHTLLIGAVSAVALLRFRTHPAFVILAALVYGGLFLG, encoded by the coding sequence TTGATCTACTGGCAACTGTTCCTCGCCTTCTTCATTCCCAATATCGTCGGCTATGGTGGCGGCCCGGCGATCATCCCGCTGATCGAAGCGGAGGTGGTGGGCCGCTACGACTGGATGAACCCCCAGCAGTTCGCCGAGACCCTGGCGCTCGGCAATGCCCTGCCGAGCCCCATCGCCACCAAGATGGCCGGCTACGTGGGCTATGACGTGGCCGGTATCGGCGGTGCCCTGGTCGCCGTGCTAGCCACGGTGATGCCGTCGCTGTTGCTGATGCTGGGCGCCCTGGGCATTCTCTATCGCCATCGCGACTCGCTGCGCGTCAAGCGCATGAGCCAGTGGGTGCGCCCGGTCATCGCCGTGATGATGGCCTGGCTGACGTGGAGTTTTCTCAGCGAAGGGCTGGGCGGTGCCGGCCCTCTGCATACGCTGCTGATCGGCGCGGTCTCCGCAGTCGCCCTGCTACGCTTTCGTACCCATCCGGCGTTCGTGATCCTGGCCGCTCTCGTCTACGGCGGCCTCTTCCTCGGCTGA
- a CDS encoding IMPACT family protein: MRYPVPDLSPGQRWESVTEVEKSRFIAWLCHAPDAAAFAALLAEARRVHPNASHHCSAYIAGPPGEQNAIGFSDDGEPGGTAGRPMFQVLEGAGLGQVGCVVTRYFGGTKLGTGGLARAYAQAVSQGLETLPRREVVERYSLRLRVDFAGEAEARAWLESHDVPVDTAEYASDGVLLSVGWPSDVVVDLAPLEARLRGRLALIEG, translated from the coding sequence ATGCGCTATCCGGTGCCCGACCTTTCCCCCGGCCAGAGGTGGGAAAGCGTCACCGAAGTGGAGAAGAGCCGTTTCATTGCCTGGCTCTGCCACGCCCCCGACGCGGCGGCCTTCGCTGCCCTGCTGGCCGAAGCCCGCCGCGTCCATCCCAATGCCAGCCACCACTGCAGCGCCTATATCGCCGGCCCGCCCGGGGAGCAGAACGCCATCGGCTTCTCCGACGACGGCGAACCCGGCGGCACCGCCGGGCGCCCCATGTTCCAGGTGTTGGAAGGCGCCGGGCTGGGCCAGGTGGGCTGCGTGGTGACACGCTATTTCGGCGGCACCAAGCTCGGCACTGGCGGCCTGGCCCGCGCCTACGCCCAGGCCGTGAGCCAAGGACTGGAAACCTTGCCTCGTCGCGAAGTAGTCGAGCGCTACTCGCTGCGCCTCAGGGTCGACTTCGCCGGCGAGGCAGAGGCCCGCGCCTGGCTTGAGAGCCACGACGTGCCGGTCGATACGGCCGAGTACGCCAGCGATGGCGTACTGCTCAGCGTCGGCTGGCCGAGCGACGTCGTGGTCGACCTGGCGCCGCTGGAAGCCCGGCTGCGTGGCAGGCTTGCCTTGATCGAAGGCTAG
- a CDS encoding LexA family protein, with product MPTPSMQYLYRRPNLPIADSWADVDASDLVEVPLLGDVSAGLPIEACPSGGAIRAPACMVRRNTYALRVRGDSMIDCNIFDGDVIIIERQESAENGETAVVLINQQEVTLKKLYIEKSGVRLQPANENMAPIYLKNSDIQVLGMVMGVVRQQDRHELTH from the coding sequence ATGCCAACGCCTTCCATGCAGTACCTGTACCGCCGCCCCAATCTGCCCATCGCCGACTCATGGGCCGACGTCGATGCCAGCGATCTCGTCGAGGTGCCCCTGCTGGGGGACGTCTCGGCGGGCCTGCCCATCGAAGCCTGCCCCAGCGGCGGCGCCATCCGCGCCCCCGCCTGTATGGTTCGCCGTAACACCTACGCCCTGCGCGTGCGCGGCGACTCGATGATCGACTGCAACATCTTCGATGGCGACGTGATCATCATCGAGCGACAGGAGAGCGCCGAGAATGGCGAAACGGCAGTCGTACTCATCAATCAGCAGGAAGTGACGCTGAAGAAGCTCTACATCGAGAAGAGCGGCGTTCGCCTGCAGCCGGCCAACGAGAACATGGCCCCCATCTATCTGAAAAACAGCGACATCCAGGTGCTCGGCATGGTGATGGGCGTGGTGCGGCAGCAGGATCGGCACGAGCTGACCCACTGA